The Candidatus Thiothrix anitrata genome includes the window GATAGCCACCACTCAACTCTCCATGCAACAGGCCAGTATGCAAGATAATACGGTGGAAACACAGGTCATTGAGTCGATGATGCAGCTCACCAGCATTTTTGCCAGCAAAGGCTCAGAAGGCATTATGGAAGAAATTACCAAACGCTTTCCGGCAGACAGGCAAGAAGCGGCATCGGAAGCATTCATGAAAGTGCTACACGCCTCACTGCGTGCCATCTATCAAAATACCCTGAAACAAGAGGGTGTCACTGGTGAGTTAACCGAGGCTGATTGGTTGTTTTTCGATGATAGCTTATTGGCGATTGATAAAATTGCTGCTTATGGCTCGCCTTGGTTTGTGCAAATGACTAGCTTTAAGCACATTGAAGCGTCTGGCTTGCAAATTACCCGCTCACCAGGTAAGGATGTGGTGTATTTCGGTAGTGCCATGTTAACACTAGGGGTATTCCTATTGTTTTATGTTGCGCATCGTAGAATATGGGTTTGGGTCAAGCCACACGACGATAACCGTGTGGAAGTTGTTCTCGCTGGCAGCAGCAACCGCAACCTGCCAGAATTCGAGCTTTATTTTAATAAATTACAGGGTATTTTCCGACAAACCCTAGTACGTGATGAGGTTAAAGATGTCAGTTCAACAGGAAAGCATTGATTCCCTAATTGAACAGCCCGGCCTGTTCAAGCAGCTCAAGCTGAGCGATTGGTTGTGGGCACTGGTGGTCATCGCGGGGACGGCTTACGCCCTGATGCACTACCACGTCAATATGGATGTTTATGAAGTTGGCATCCTCGCCATGACTGCGCCCGCTATTATTGCTCAAGGCTGGTATTGGAAGGCATTCCAGCCTTACAGTATTGCTGTCGCTTTACTCAGCTTACTGGGCATTTGGCTTTATGATGGTAACTATGCCAGTGCTGAAAGCGTGTTTGGATTAAAGTACTTGGTGTCGAGCCAGTCGGCAGTTATGTGGATGAGTGCCTTATTCGTCATGGCAACCGTGACCTATTTTGCGGGACTTTTTACCAATAATACTTTCACACTCAAAACTGCCTCCGCCATGACATGGGTTGCACTAGTCATGGGCTTGGTAGGTTTGATGGTACGCTGGTACGAGTCTTACCTGATTGACCCTGAATTTGGGCACATTCCGGTCAGCAACTTGTATGAAGTTTTCATTCTATTCTGCCTGATTACTGGCCTGATGTATCTGTATTATGAAGGCCGCCACAACAACCGTTCACTGGGTGGTTTTGTATTACTGGTCATTAGTGCGGCTGTTGCATTTTTACTGTGGTACAGCTTTGATCGCGAAGCTCATAAAATATTACCCTTGGTTCCTGCCCTGAAAAGTTACTGGATGAAAATCCACGTCCCGGCAAATTTCGTGGGTTACGGTGCGTTTGCCATTGCCGCAATGGTGAGCATTGCTTATCTCATTAAAGAACGCGGAATGCGCCTCAAGCCACAAGGTTTTGCCGCAACACGCCTGCCCTCGCTAGAAATGATGGATGAGATTAACTATAAAGCTATTGCTTTAGGTTTTGCGTTTTTCACGATTGCCACCATCCTAGGTGCAATGTGGGCAGCGGAAGCATGGGGTGGTTACTGGTCATGGGATCCGAAAGAAACTTGGGCATTAATTGTCTGGCTGAACTATGCTGCATGGTTACATTTACGTTTTTCAAAAGGCTGGCGCGGTGTGCCAATGGCATGGTGGGCTATCGTCGGATTGTTTATAACCTTGTTTGCGTTCCTTGGGGTCAATATGTTCCTATCTGGGTTGCACTCTTACGGTGAACTTTAAACGAAAAGCCGTGTCCCAATGCCTGTGCTACTTAAAACAGCGGACAATGTGATAAATCAATAATAGATCAAGGAGATAGCCAACATGAAATGTGTATTTAGCCGCACCTGCGGGATTGCCTTGGCCGCAATGCTGGCCTTGGCGGGGTGTTTTTCAGAATCCACCCAAGCGGAAGCAGTCAATCAAACCGCCGTGCCTAGCATTGCTGCACTAGCCCCGGCACAAACATCTGCTCCGACACCTGCTGCACCAACACTGAACGTTCGTGAAGGCGTACATTACACTGTCATTTCTCCGCCAATCCCAACGCAGGCTCCACAAGGCAAAGTTGAAGTCGTCGAAATGTTTTGGTACGGCTGCCCACACTGCTACACGCTGGAACCCACCATTCACCGCTATTTACAAAGCAAACCGGACAATGTGGTTTTCCAGCAAGTTCCATCCACATTAAGCCCGCGCTGGGCGTATCACGCCAAACTGTTTTATGTCGGCAAAATGCTTGATCCAAACGGTCAAAAGCAGGTTCATAACAAGATTTTTGAAGCTTTGCAAAAACAACGCCGTC containing:
- a CDS encoding thiol:disulfide interchange protein DsbA/DsbL; the protein is MKCVFSRTCGIALAAMLALAGCFSESTQAEAVNQTAVPSIAALAPAQTSAPTPAAPTLNVREGVHYTVISPPIPTQAPQGKVEVVEMFWYGCPHCYTLEPTIHRYLQSKPDNVVFQQVPSTLSPRWAYHAKLFYVGKMLDPNGQKQVHNKIFEALQKQRRQINNDDAMIRFFGEQGFTAEQVTKALQSMEMQAMLARSDEVGKGSKADSVPVIIVNGKYMTSPSKVGSEDGLLQVINHLTKLK
- the ccsB gene encoding c-type cytochrome biogenesis protein CcsB, with the protein product MSVQQESIDSLIEQPGLFKQLKLSDWLWALVVIAGTAYALMHYHVNMDVYEVGILAMTAPAIIAQGWYWKAFQPYSIAVALLSLLGIWLYDGNYASAESVFGLKYLVSSQSAVMWMSALFVMATVTYFAGLFTNNTFTLKTASAMTWVALVMGLVGLMVRWYESYLIDPEFGHIPVSNLYEVFILFCLITGLMYLYYEGRHNNRSLGGFVLLVISAAVAFLLWYSFDREAHKILPLVPALKSYWMKIHVPANFVGYGAFAIAAMVSIAYLIKERGMRLKPQGFAATRLPSLEMMDEINYKAIALGFAFFTIATILGAMWAAEAWGGYWSWDPKETWALIVWLNYAAWLHLRFSKGWRGVPMAWWAIVGLFITLFAFLGVNMFLSGLHSYGEL